In the genome of Labrus mixtus chromosome 21, fLabMix1.1, whole genome shotgun sequence, one region contains:
- the LOC132955921 gene encoding uncharacterized protein LOC132955921: MAGLKKLLCSLVVLFQLCALAAFGQEYFVIDETDDTDEYEYYDLPTEIPRGDSDFYGLDDWLYELLDLTDQCDPNPCLNGGSCDTYLDGTFICVCPEPYTGKKCQTVKEVCKNVKCGHGSCVVTSTAPFYECKCKPPYKPPNCRKASPCRPNPCQNGGSCTKGPKRSSFQCSCPYGYNGNFCEVGPNDCYQEDGEFYRGMVSVTLEGEECLDWNSYFIQQHGGNPFKEYAGFDGIGPHNFCRNPDGDDQPWCFIKKNDKLRWNYCKVRKCSAAPPTVPTIHEIDPTPAKPEVPAAQFSQCGRPQPGRSARIFGGKKSLPGAHPWQASLQTRPRGSSGPFRHICGGILLESCWVLTAAHCIKSGVEMQVVLGGVDIEKDETFDQVIPVEKAIMHENYKQSPFALHNDVAMLQLKVTDRPYCAKETRFVKTACLPHMNFDSGTECVISGWGVTETPHGYSSNSPLARIYIGKQEKYGTNQLLDARVLLISQDKCEAPHVYGNSLDDSMFCAGNMKGGVDSCQGDSGGPLVCERNGTHYVVGVVSWGDGCGKKYKPGVYANVIRFVDWIAYHLLWRMPGRCSLCFKFLINTIVQSLRLKSACSAFLSRNSSVEIVWFSSTVIDYGSETTDAPNLVFDPIDWLFELVDESNVCDPSPCFNGGSCRVKSDTEFTCICPEPYVGKRCIKVKDICENVRCGRGDCVVNIKRPPFYECKCTPPYYGPNCQSFPTSPCAVNPCKNGGSCVAGGKRLRCACPPEFTGRFCQTALSDCYVGNGESYRGAVSMTEGGMECLDWNSYFILSQGEDPFVMYSDFTGLEHNNDCRNPDGDDKPWCYYKKQGKLEWDFCKINKCSGAPPLIPVRPVPESTLFSQCGKVDLSTQPVRTGRIYGGTKSYPGGHPWQVSLQAKSRGSSFEFSHFCGGILLSSCWVLTAAHCINNAFEYQVVLGGVHLEKQELMDQTIPVIQTIVHENYRETRFALYNDIALLKLKTTDAPYCAKETRFVRAACLPDQAFPAGKECVISGWGATENQRYSPQLLNARVFMISEGKCRRPEVYGSVLDNSMICAGTLRGGIDSCQGDSGGPLVCEQNGTHYISGVVSWGDDCGKKNKPGVYANINTFTNWIKSKMN, translated from the exons ATGGCCGGGTTGAAAAAACTCCTCTGCTCACTCGTTGTTCTCTTCCAACTGTGTGCACTCGCTGCGTTTGGACAGGAGTATTTT GTGATCGATGAAACAGATGACACTGatg AATATGAGTATTATGATTTACCCACTGAAATCCCTCGAGGGGATTCAGATTTTTATGGTTTAGATGACTGGTTGTATGAACTCCTGGATTTAACAG ATCAGTGTGATCCAAACCCGTGTTTGAACGGAGGCAGCTGTGACACTTATCTCGACGGAACTTTCATATGTGTGTGCCCAGAGCCTTACACTGGAAAGAAGTGTCAGACTG tgaaagAGGTTTGCAAGAATGTGAAGTGTGGCCATGGGAGCTGTGTTGTTACATCTACGGCTCCGTTCTACGAGTGCAAGTGCAAGCCTCCGTACAAACCACCAAACTGCAGGAAAG CTTCTCCCTGTAGACCTAATCCCTGTCAGAACGGCGGCTCTTGCACGAAAGGTCCCAAACGCTCGTCCTTCCAGTGTTCCTGTCCTTATGGATACAACGGAAACTTCTGTGAAGTTG gaccAAATGACTGTTACCAGGAGGATGGAGAGTTTTACCGCGGCATGGTGAGCGTGACGCTGGAAGGAGAAGAGTGCTTGGACTGGAATTCTTATTTCATCCAGCAGCATGGTGGAAATCCTTTCAAAGAGTACGCAGGCTTTGATGGAATCGGTCCACACAATTTCTGCAG GAACCCTGATGGAGACGATCAGCCCTGGTGCTTCATTAAAAAGAACGACAAACTGAGGTGGAACTACTGTAAAGTTAGGAAAtgttctgcag CTCCACCCACCGTACCGACCATCCATGAAATCGATCCAACTCCAGCCAAGCCAGAGGTCCCTGCTGCCCAGTTCTCCCAGTGTGGGAGGCCGCAGCCAGGCCGCTCCGCCAGGATCTTTGGAGGAAAGAAGTCTCTTCCTGGAGCTCATCCCTGGCAGGCGTCCCTGCAGACCAGACCCAGAGGCTCCTCTGGGCCCTTCAGACACATCTGCGGAGGCATCCTGTTAGAGTCCTGCTGGGTGCTTACTGCGGCTCACTGCAT TAAAAGTGGAGTGGAAATGCAGGTGGTGCTGGGAGGAGTGGACATCGAGAAGGATGAAACGTTCGATCAGGTCATCCCTGTGGAGAAAGCCATCATGCATGAAAATTACAAGCAGTCCCCATTTGCTCTTCATAATGATGTTG CCATGCTTCAGCTGAAAGTCACAGACAGGCCGTACTGTGCCAAAGAGACACGCTTTGTCAAAACAGCCTGCCTCCCCCACATGAACTTTGACAGCGGGACGGAGTGTGTAATCTCAGGGTGGGGCGTGACTGAAACAC CTCATGGATATTCATCCAATTCACCTCTAGCTCGAATTTACATCGGAAAACAGG AGAAGTACGGTACCAACCAGCTGCTGGATGCTCGTGTCCTCCTGATCTCCCAGGACAAATGTGAAGCCCCACACGTTTACGGGAACTCTCTGGATGACAGCATGTTCTGTGCAGGAAACATGAAAGGAGGCGTCGACTCCTGCCAG GGTGACTCTGGCGGCCCCCTTGTGTGTGAGCGGAATGGGACACACTATGTGGTGGGTGTGGTGAGCTGGGGCGACGGCTGCGGCAAGAAGTACAAACCTGGTGTCTACGCCAACGTGATCAGATTTGTTGACTGGATCGCTTATCATTTACTCTG GAGAATGCCTGGT CGCTGCTCGCTCTGTTTCAAATTCTTAATTAACACAATAGTTCAATCATTAAGATTAAAGTCTGCATGCTCTGCTTTTTTATCAAGAAACTCCAGTGTTGAAATAGTTTGgttctcttccacagtcataGATTATGGATCCGAGACCACCGACGCTCCCAATTTAGTTTTTGATCCGATAGACTGGTTGTTTGAACTTGTAGACGAGTCCA ATGTTTGTGATCCAAGCCCTTGCTTTAATGGTGGGTCTTGTCGAGTGAAATCTGACACAGAATTCACTTGCATATGTCCTGAGCCCTACGTAGGCAAGAGGTGTATTAAAG TGAAAGATATTTGTGAGAACGTCAGATGTGGCCGTGGTGACTGTGTCGTCAACATAAAGAGACCACCTTTTTATGAGTGCAAGTGCACACCTCCATACTACGGCCCCAACTGCCAGTCAT TTCCAACATCACCTTGTGCAGTCAATCCCTGTAAGAATGGAGGCTCCTGCGTGGCAGGGGGCAAGCGCTTAAGATGTGCTTGTCCTCCTGAGTTTACTGGGAGGTTCTGCCAAACTG CCCTCAGTGATTGTTATGTAGGGAACGGGGAGTCATACAGGGGTGCTGTCAGCATGACAGAGGGCGGCATGGAGTGTCTGGACTGGAACTCATACTTCATTCTGTCACAAGGAGAGGATCCTTTCGTCATGTACTCTGACTTCACAGGACTAGAACATAACAATGACTGCAG gAATCCAGATGGTGACGACAAACCTTGGTGctattacaaaaagcagggCAAACTGGAGTGGGATTTCTGCAAAATCAATAAGTGCTCTGGTG CCCCTCCTCTGATTCCAGTCCGACCAGTACCAGAGTCTACCCTGTTCTCCCAGTGTGGCAAAGTAGACTTGAGTACCCAGCCTGTTCGCACTGGCAGGATTTATGGGGGCACAAAGTCTTACCCTGGTGGTCACCCTTGGCAGGTTTCTCTGCAGGCCAAATCAAGAGGCTCCTCTTTTGAGTTCAGCCATTTCTGTGGTGGGATCCTGCTCTCGTCCTGCTGGGTACTCACTGCTGCACACTGCAT taACAATGCATTTGAATACCAAGTGGTGTTGGGAGGAGTGCACTTAGAAAAACAAGAACTAATGGACCAGACCATCCCAGTGATACAAACCATTGTTCATGAGAACTACAGGGAGACTCGATTTGCTCTTTACAACGACATTG CTCTGCTTAAACTCAAAACCACAGATGCCCCTTACTGTGCCAAAGAAACTCGCTTTGTGAGGGCAGCATGTCTGCCAGACCAGGCCTTCCCTGCCGGAAAGGAGTGTGTGATCTCAGGATGGGGAGCCACAGAAAACC aGAGATACAGTCCTCAACTGTTGAACGCTCGTGTGTTCATGATCTCTGAAGGGAAATGCAGACGTCCTGAAGTTTATGGAAGTGTACTGGACAACAGCATGATCTGTGCCGGGACTCTGCGGGGCGGCATCGACTCCTGCCAG GGTGACTCAGGTGGACCTTTGGTGTGTGAGCAGAACGGTACACATTACATCAGCGGTGTGGTGAGCTGGGGCGACGACTGTGGTAAGAAGAACAAACCTGGGGTCTACGCCAACATCAACACCTTTACCAACTGGATCAAAAGCAAGATGAACTGA